One genomic segment of Streptococcus salivarius includes these proteins:
- a CDS encoding GNAT family N-acetyltransferase: MAEQELVIEEAQREDAASLACLLETVALESDFLAQDDRSSILSAEQLATYIEGHQHRLNEICLVAKLGHEVIGVCNVTSDQDTKTSHIGDVFIAVSKPYWGNGVGQFLMETMIDWTDHTPAIRRLELTVQARNERAVHLYQKFGFDIEGTKKRGARTKNGEFLDVYLMAKLID, encoded by the coding sequence GAGGAAGCTCAAAGAGAGGATGCTGCCTCTCTAGCTTGTTTACTAGAGACTGTAGCCTTGGAATCGGATTTTCTAGCACAAGATGATAGAAGTTCTATACTGAGTGCTGAACAGTTAGCCACTTATATTGAAGGTCATCAGCATAGGCTTAATGAGATTTGTTTGGTGGCGAAATTGGGTCATGAGGTCATTGGTGTTTGTAATGTTACCTCTGATCAAGATACTAAGACTAGTCATATTGGCGATGTATTTATTGCGGTTTCTAAACCCTACTGGGGGAATGGTGTTGGCCAGTTTCTTATGGAAACAATGATTGACTGGACAGATCATACCCCAGCTATCCGCCGCTTAGAGTTGACAGTTCAAGCACGTAATGAACGTGCGGTTCATCTCTATCAAAAATTTGGATTTGACATTGAAGGCACTAAGAAACGTGGTGCAAGAACTAAAAATGGAGAATTTCTAGATGTTTATCTTATGGCTAAACTCATAGATTAG
- the brpA gene encoding biofilm formation/cell division transcriptional regulator BrpA, whose translation MKLGRKILLMLLAIFATTVVAAGIYLTTTYNYATGELSKTFRASKATSGNSKAIQQTKPITILLMGVDTGSKERKETWEGNSDTMILVTVNPKTKKTTMTSLERDLLTDIEGSGEAKLNSAYAEGGADLAISTIQKVLDIDIDYYALINMQGMIDLVDAVGGIEVTNHFDFPISIAENEPEFQAKVEPGTHKINGEQALVYSRMRYDDPDGDYGRQKRQREVIQKVVAKLLKMDSIGSYKKILSAVSSNVQTSIDLGDTNTLRSLMGYSDALKNIKSYQLAGSDAMINGGSYQVASTEDILKVQNRIKKEVGKKKVSESNLKTSLVLYGSGSSNYGSDDFVNSKGNVASSEVSSNYEAWPSEAAGGGSVSTYNGGTTYSNNYSENTGNYVQEQGTTTPTYNNNGSGVTTYSTVPAAQ comes from the coding sequence ATGAAACTTGGACGAAAAATTTTATTGATGTTGTTGGCGATTTTTGCAACGACAGTAGTAGCTGCTGGTATTTACCTAACGACAACTTATAATTACGCCACAGGCGAATTGTCAAAAACGTTTAGGGCTTCTAAAGCAACTTCGGGGAATAGTAAGGCTATTCAACAGACTAAGCCTATAACTATTCTCTTGATGGGGGTAGATACAGGATCCAAAGAACGTAAGGAAACCTGGGAAGGAAACTCTGATACCATGATTTTGGTAACAGTGAACCCTAAGACTAAGAAAACAACCATGACCAGTTTGGAACGTGACCTTTTGACAGATATTGAGGGGTCGGGTGAAGCAAAACTAAATTCAGCATATGCTGAAGGTGGTGCTGACTTGGCTATTTCAACCATTCAAAAGGTTTTGGATATTGATATTGACTATTATGCACTGATTAATATGCAGGGTATGATTGATCTGGTAGATGCTGTTGGTGGTATTGAGGTAACGAATCATTTTGATTTTCCAATTTCGATTGCAGAAAATGAACCTGAATTTCAGGCAAAAGTTGAGCCTGGAACCCATAAAATCAATGGTGAGCAAGCTTTAGTCTATTCACGTATGCGTTACGATGACCCTGATGGTGACTATGGTCGACAAAAACGTCAACGTGAGGTTATTCAAAAAGTTGTAGCTAAGCTCTTGAAGATGGACTCTATTGGTTCTTACAAGAAAATTTTATCGGCTGTAAGTTCTAATGTTCAGACAAGTATCGATCTTGGTGATACCAATACTTTGCGTAGCTTGATGGGTTATAGTGATGCCCTTAAAAATATTAAATCATACCAATTGGCCGGTTCGGATGCCATGATCAATGGAGGAAGCTATCAAGTAGCCTCCACTGAGGATATTCTTAAGGTGCAAAATCGTATCAAGAAGGAAGTTGGTAAGAAAAAAGTCTCTGAATCTAATCTTAAGACTAGTTTGGTTCTCTATGGTTCTGGTAGCTCTAACTATGGCTCAGATGATTTTGTTAATTCCAAAGGAAACGTGGCTTCGAGTGAAGTATCTTCAAATTATGAGGCCTGGCCATCTGAGGCAGCAGGTGGTGGATCGGTAAGTACCTACAATGGAGGCACTACCTATAGCAATAACTATAGTGAAAACACTGGTAATTATGTTCAGGAACAAGGTACGACAACCCCTACATACAATAATAATGGATCGGGTGTGACTACTTACAGCACTGTTCCAGCGGCGCAATAA
- the rimP gene encoding ribosome maturation factor RimP has translation MSQKIIDLVTAVVAPAIPEPYELVDIEYEKLGGDYVLSVLIDKPGGITVEDTADLTEIISPLLDTIQPDPFPDQYMLEVSSPGLERPLKTKEALTNAVGQYINVSLYKAIDKIKIFQGDLVAFDGETLTIDYLDKTRHKTVEIPYQTVAKARLAVKL, from the coding sequence ATGTCGCAAAAAATTATTGATCTCGTGACGGCAGTCGTAGCTCCAGCTATTCCTGAGCCATACGAACTGGTCGATATCGAGTACGAAAAGCTTGGCGGTGACTATGTCTTGTCAGTTTTGATTGATAAGCCAGGAGGTATTACTGTAGAAGATACTGCAGACTTGACTGAAATTATCAGTCCCCTCTTGGATACTATTCAGCCTGATCCTTTCCCGGATCAATACATGCTGGAAGTTTCTAGTCCAGGGTTAGAGCGTCCCTTAAAAACCAAAGAAGCTTTGACAAATGCTGTTGGTCAATATATCAATGTTAGTCTTTACAAGGCTATTGATAAGATCAAGATTTTCCAAGGTGACTTGGTGGCCTTTGATGGGGAAACCCTAACAATTGATTACCTTGATAAGACTCGCCATAAAACTGTTGAGATTCCCTATCAAACAGTTGCTAAAGCTCGTTTGGCAGTCAAACTCTAA
- the nusA gene encoding transcription termination factor NusA, with protein MSKEMLEAFRVLEEEKHINKEDIIDAVVESLKSAYKRRYGQSESAVVEFNEKTGDFQVYTVREVVDEVFDSRLEISLKDALAISSAYELGDKIRFEESVDEFGRVAAQSAKQTIMEKMRKQMREITYNDYKQHEGEIMQGTVERFDQRFIYVNLGTLEAQLSRQDQIPGESFKSHDVIDVYVYKVENNPKGVNVFVSRSHPEFIKRIMEQEIPEVFDGTVEIMSVSREAGDRTKVAVRSHNPNVDAIGTIVGRGGSNIKKVVSRFHPTRLDAKTGIEVPVEENIDVIQWVEDPAEFIYNAIAPAEVDYVLFDEDDSKRATVVVPDNKLSLAIGRRGQNVRLAAHLTGYRIDIKSASEYEALEAEKAEAATEEVVDEIVAEDATPVEVTTEEVTETTEAE; from the coding sequence ATGAGCAAAGAAATGCTAGAAGCCTTCCGTGTCTTGGAAGAAGAAAAACACATTAACAAGGAAGATATCATCGATGCTGTGGTTGAATCGCTTAAGTCAGCCTACAAGCGTCGTTATGGTCAGTCAGAATCAGCTGTAGTTGAATTCAATGAAAAAACAGGTGATTTTCAAGTTTATACTGTTCGTGAAGTTGTAGATGAAGTCTTTGATAGTCGTTTGGAAATTAGCTTGAAAGATGCCCTTGCTATCAGCTCTGCCTACGAGCTTGGTGACAAGATTCGTTTTGAAGAGTCAGTCGATGAATTTGGCCGTGTCGCAGCGCAATCTGCCAAACAAACCATTATGGAAAAGATGCGCAAGCAGATGCGTGAAATTACTTATAATGACTATAAGCAACATGAAGGTGAAATCATGCAAGGAACAGTTGAACGTTTTGACCAACGTTTCATTTATGTGAATCTTGGAACGCTCGAAGCTCAATTGTCACGCCAAGACCAAATTCCTGGCGAAAGCTTTAAGTCACACGACGTCATCGATGTTTATGTTTATAAAGTTGAAAACAACCCTAAAGGTGTTAACGTCTTTGTAAGCCGTAGCCATCCAGAATTCATCAAACGTATCATGGAACAAGAAATTCCTGAAGTATTTGATGGAACTGTAGAGATCATGAGCGTGTCTCGTGAAGCTGGTGATCGTACCAAAGTTGCTGTTCGCAGTCATAACCCTAACGTTGATGCTATTGGTACTATCGTTGGTCGTGGTGGAAGCAACATCAAGAAAGTTGTCAGCCGTTTCCACCCAACACGTTTGGATGCTAAGACGGGAATTGAAGTTCCTGTTGAGGAAAATATTGACGTTATTCAATGGGTTGAAGATCCAGCTGAATTTATCTACAATGCTATTGCACCGGCTGAAGTGGACTATGTTCTCTTTGACGAAGATGATAGCAAACGTGCGACAGTAGTTGTACCAGATAACAAATTATCTCTTGCAATTGGTCGTCGTGGACAAAACGTTCGTTTGGCAGCTCATTTGACTGGTTACCGTATTGACATCAAGTCAGCTTCTGAATATGAAGCACTCGAAGCTGAAAAAGCTGAGGCTGCTACTGAGGAAGTTGTTGACGAGATTGTTGCAGAAGATGCTACACCTGTTGAAGTCACAACAGAAGAAGTAACTGAAACAACAGAAGCAGAATAA
- the rnpM gene encoding RNase P modulator RnpM yields MAKTRKIPLRKSVVSGEIIDKRDLLRIVKTKDGEIFIDPTGKKNGRGAYIKLDNEEALQAKKKRAFNHSFSMDVPESFYDELIAYVDHKVKRRELGLE; encoded by the coding sequence ATGGCTAAAACACGAAAAATACCTTTACGCAAATCAGTTGTCTCAGGAGAAATCATTGATAAACGTGATTTGCTCCGCATTGTAAAAACTAAAGATGGTGAGATTTTCATTGATCCAACAGGAAAGAAAAATGGCCGAGGTGCTTACATTAAATTAGATAATGAAGAAGCTCTCCAAGCTAAAAAGAAACGTGCTTTTAACCATAGTTTCTCCATGGATGTTCCTGAAAGTTTTTATGATGAACTCATTGCTTATGTGGATCACAAGGTCAAAAGAAGAGAGTTAGGTCTTGAATAA
- a CDS encoding YlxQ-related RNA-binding protein, translating to MNNTEKLSNMLGLAQRAGKLISGEELVIKAVQSGQARLVFLANDAGSNVTKKTTDKCNYYNIEVSTVFNALELSMAIGKPRKTVAVVDAGFSKKMRTLMD from the coding sequence TTGAATAACACAGAAAAATTGTCAAATATGTTGGGACTAGCACAAAGAGCTGGAAAGCTTATTTCTGGCGAAGAACTTGTCATCAAGGCAGTTCAATCAGGACAGGCGAGACTAGTTTTTCTTGCCAATGATGCTGGTAGTAACGTGACTAAAAAGACGACTGATAAATGTAACTACTATAATATAGAAGTCTCCACAGTGTTTAACGCACTGGAATTAAGCATGGCTATTGGTAAACCAAGAAAAACGGTTGCTGTAGTTGATGCTGGATTTTCAAAGAAAATGAGGACTCTTATGGACTAA